A genomic segment from Aegilops tauschii subsp. strangulata cultivar AL8/78 chromosome 1, Aet v6.0, whole genome shotgun sequence encodes:
- the LOC109759342 gene encoding uncharacterized protein, with translation MECNKDAALGAKEAAERKFETMTTIFNHAASMASKRKRNVGSETSAMHHNVHMPFQENEASMPQTENVHAVQAENQDASSARKFEHVNVGRNVKVQPPTKISLAKSIDKDEMRKLLIKRAKSCLSEKLREIRSNKNGSGNNTDAEKEDDQPSRYIVPDPHFHDFDKDRTEESFQSGQVWASYGDKDGMPHCYVLIKKRISLSPFKLGINFLHGAGTSNEFGSFNWVSSDLRKTCGDFRIGMYETSTALNTFSHQITWDKGPRGIISIYPQKGDIWAVYRNWSPDWNGNTPDNVMQVYDLVEVLDDYDDEHGISVAPLIKVAGFRTVFRRCPDGYAIKRIMKEEMLRFSHQVPFYRMTGEEAPDVPLGCYEVDPAALSKELLEEMTEAVEEGNKIPGEEAL, from the coding sequence ATGGAGTGCAACAAGGATGCGGCCCTTGGTGCAAAGGAGGCTGCGGAGAGGAAGTTTGAAACTATGACTACCATCTTCAACCATGCTGCTTCCATGGCAAGCAAAAGGAAGCGGAATGTAGGATCAGAAACATCCGCAATGCACCATAACGTCCATATGCCGTTCCAAGAAAACGAGGCATCAATGCCGCAAACTGAGAATGTTCATGCAGTACAAGCTGAGAATCAAGATGCAAGCAGTGCTAGAAAGTTTGAACATGTTAATGTTGGGCGCAATGTGAAAGTGCAACCTCCTACCAAAATCAGCCTGGCCAAGTCCATTGATAAGGATGAAATGAGGAAACTTTTGATTAAAAGAGCGAAGAGCTGTTTGTCCGAGAAGCTGAGGGAGATTAGAAGTAACAAGAATGGTTCTGGTAATAACACAGATGCTGAAAAAGAAGATGATCAACCATCCAGATATATTGTTCCTGATCCTCATTTTCATGATTTTGATAAGGATCGTACCGAGGAATCTTTTCAGAGTGGTCAAGTTTGGGCTTCGTATGGTGATAAAGATGGCATGCCTCACTGTTATGTGCTCATTAAGAAACGTATCTCCTTATCACCATTTAAGCTCGGAATAAATTTTCTCCACGGCGCAGGGACGAGCAATGAATTTGGATCTTTCAATTGGGTTTCTTCTGATTTAAGAAAGACATGTGGTGATTTCAGGATTGGCATGTATGAAACCAGCACTGCACTGAACACATTCTCTCACCAGATTACATGGGATAAAGGTCCTCGTGGGATAATCAGCATTTATCCGCAGAAAGGCGACATATGGGCCGTGTACCGAAACTGGTCACCTGATTGGAATGGAAATACTCCTGATAATGTGATGCAAGTCTATGATCTTGTTGAGGTTCtggatgattatgatgatgagcACGGCATTTCTGTCGCCCCATTGATCAAGGTTGCTGGATTCAGAACGGTTTTTCGACGCTGCCCGGATGGGTATGCCATCAAGAGGATTATGAAAGAAGAGATGCTTCGGTTTTCACACCAGGTTCCTTTTTACAGGATGACAGGGGAAGAAGCTCCAGATGTGCCCTTGGGTTGCTATGAGGTAGATCCAGCTGCTCTTTCTAAAGAGCTCCTTGAGGAGATGACAGAGGCAGTGGAGGAGGGTAACAAGATACCAGGGGAAGAAGCTCTTTAG
- the LOC109783974 gene encoding putative 12-oxophytodienoate reductase 5 codes for MEPTPLLTPYKMGQLDLAHRIVLAPLTRQRSYGNVPQPHAAVYYSQRATVGGLLITEATGVSDTAQGYRDTPGVWTAEHVEAWKPIVDAVHAKGALIFCQIWHVGRVSTYEYQPGGAAPLSCTDKGVGPQMSYDGRLEEFAPPRRLKVEEIPAIVDDFRKAARNAINAGFDGVEIHGANGYLIEQFLKDSANDRTDKYGGSIENRSRFALEVVDAVVKEVGGHRVGIRLSPFTDYMDCHDSDPHALALHMSTKLNDYNILYLHMVEPRMAIVDGRRVVPKRLLPYREAFKGTFMANGGYDREEGGKVVAEGYTDLVSFGRSFLANPDLPKRFEIGAELNKYDRMTFYISDPVVGYTDYPFLE; via the exons ATGGAGCCTACCCCTCTCCTGACGCCGTACAAGATGGGCCAGCTCGACCTTGCCCACCGGATCGTCCTGGCCCCGCTAACCCGCCAGCGCTCCTACGGCAATGTGCCGCAGCCGCACGCCGCCGTGTACTACTCCCAGCGCGCCACCGTCGGCGGGCTTCTCATCACCGAGGCCACCGGCGTCTCCGACACGGCGCAGGGGTACCGCGATACACCGGGCGTGTGGACGGCGGAGCATGTCGAGGCATGGAAGCCCATCGTCGATGCAGTGCATGCCAAGGGCGCTCTCATCTTCTGCCAGATCTGGCACGTCGGCCGCGTGTCCACCTATGAGTACCAGCCCGGTGGTGCCGCGCCGCTGTCGTGCACGGACAAGGGGGTGGGCCCGCAGATGAGCTATGACGGGAGGCTGGAGGAGTTCGCGCCGCCGAGGAGGCTCAAGGTGGAGGAGATACCGGCCATCGTCGACGACTTCAGGAAGGCAGCTAGAAACGCCATCAACGCCG GTTTTGACGGTGTGGAGATCCACGGGGCCAATGGGTACCTCATCGAGCAGTTCCTCAAGGACAGTGCGAATGACCGCACCGACAAGTATGGTGGCAGCATCGAGAACCGGAGCCGCTTTGCTCTCGAGGTGGTGGACGCCGTCGTGAAGGAGGTCGGTGGCCACCGTGTGGGCATCCGCCTCTCCCCCTTCACCGACTACATGGATTGCCACGACTCCGACCCGCATGCCCTCGCGCTCCACATGTCCACCAAGCTCAATGACTACAACATCCTCTATCTCCACATGGTCGAGCCGAGGATGGCCATCGTCGATGGACGGCGGGTGGTCCCAAAGCGCTTGCTGCCATACAGGGAGGCGTTCAAAGGTACATTTATGGCCAATGGTGGGTACGACCGCGAGGAAGGGGGCAAGGTGGTTGCCGAGGGGTACACTGATTTGGTCTCCTTCGGGCGGTCGTTCTTGGCGAACCCGGACCTGCCAAAGAGGTTCGAGATCGGTGCAGAGCTGAACAAGTACGATAGAATGACTTTCTACATCTCCGACCCCGTCGTCGGCTACACCGACTACCCCTTCCTCGAGTAA